A single window of Populus nigra chromosome 17, ddPopNigr1.1, whole genome shotgun sequence DNA harbors:
- the LOC133677275 gene encoding protein MODIFIER OF SNC1 11 isoform X2 — MATKTDNPSTAAVEDNPSETLDTAVLDSTKPDRGEDSTNTASSTVELATEGPKKDSENSKSAAPVTDIEKKIRRAERFGITVQLSEQEKRNSRAERFGTSTGTGSTAQGSESDSVKKSEELKRKARAERFGIPVPPAASDEEAKKKSRLERFTPAAKSNTLEEDKRKARALRFSQSSSGSLSINGKGDLEPKAAIAGLVF; from the exons ATGGCAACCAAAACAGATAATCCTTCAACCGCCGCCGTTGAAGATAACCCTAGCGAAACCCTAGACACGGCAGTCCTTGATTCTACCAAGCCAGATCGAGGCGAAGATTCTACCAACACCGCATCATCCACCGTTGAGTTAGCTACCGAAGGGCCTAAGAAGGACTCCGAGAACTCAAAGAGCGCTGCACCGGTCACCGACATCGAGAAGAAGATCCGCCGCGCTGAACGTTTTGGAATTACTGTTCAGCTTTCCGAGCAAGAGAAACGCAATTCTCGTGCTGAAAg GTTTGGCACCAGCACCGGCACCGGCTCTACAGCACAGGGGTCAGAGTCAGACTCGGTGAAGAAATCAGAGGAGCTGAAGAGGAAGGCTAGAGCAGAGAG GTTTGGGATTCCTGTACCACCCGCAGCTAGTGATGAGGAGGCAAAGAAGAAATCTCGTCTTGAAAGATTCACACCGGCTGCTAAATCAAATACCCTGGAAGAAGACAAAAGGAAGGCAAGGGCTCTCAG GTTCTCACAAAGTTCATCTGGTTCTCTATCCATAAATGGCAAGGGGGATCTTGAGCCA AAGGCAGCTATTGCAG GTTTAGTGTTCTAA
- the LOC133677275 gene encoding protein MODIFIER OF SNC1 11 isoform X1, translated as MATKTDNPSTAAVEDNPSETLDTAVLDSTKPDRGEDSTNTASSTVELATEGPKKDSENSKSAAPVTDIEKKIRRAERFGITVQLSEQEKRNSRAERFGTSTGTGSTAQGSESDSVKKSEELKRKARAERFGIPVPPAASDEEAKKKSRLERFTPAAKSNTLEEDKRKARALRFSQSSSGSLSINGKGDLEPKAAIAGEAGGGS; from the exons ATGGCAACCAAAACAGATAATCCTTCAACCGCCGCCGTTGAAGATAACCCTAGCGAAACCCTAGACACGGCAGTCCTTGATTCTACCAAGCCAGATCGAGGCGAAGATTCTACCAACACCGCATCATCCACCGTTGAGTTAGCTACCGAAGGGCCTAAGAAGGACTCCGAGAACTCAAAGAGCGCTGCACCGGTCACCGACATCGAGAAGAAGATCCGCCGCGCTGAACGTTTTGGAATTACTGTTCAGCTTTCCGAGCAAGAGAAACGCAATTCTCGTGCTGAAAg GTTTGGCACCAGCACCGGCACCGGCTCTACAGCACAGGGGTCAGAGTCAGACTCGGTGAAGAAATCAGAGGAGCTGAAGAGGAAGGCTAGAGCAGAGAG GTTTGGGATTCCTGTACCACCCGCAGCTAGTGATGAGGAGGCAAAGAAGAAATCTCGTCTTGAAAGATTCACACCGGCTGCTAAATCAAATACCCTGGAAGAAGACAAAAGGAAGGCAAGGGCTCTCAG GTTCTCACAAAGTTCATCTGGTTCTCTATCCATAAATGGCAAGGGGGATCTTGAGCCA AAGGCAGCTATTGCAGGTGAGGCTGGTGGAGGGTCTTGA
- the LOC133676822 gene encoding probable protein phosphatase 2C 38, translated as MVKPCWRPCVEDDATEKVDGLLWYKNLGNHVYGEFSMAVIQANSVMEDQSQLESGPLSSTNSGPRGTFVGVYDGHGGTEASKFINHNVFSNFKKIVSEQQDVSEITIKKAFASTEEGFLSLVKKQWLSKPHMASVGSCCLVGVICNGLLYIANAGDSRVVLGRAERGTREVTALQLSTEHNANIETVRNELRCLHPNDSQIVVQKHKVWRVKGIIQVSRSIGDAYLKKSEFNREPLQPKFRLPEPFHKPILNPEPEILVRKLQPGDRFLIFASDGLWEHLSNQEAVDIVQNFPRKGIAKMLVKAALREAAKKREMRYTDLKRIERGVRRHFHDDISVIVVYIDSHLISRSSIGGHPLSIRGGSAATISYSETRF; from the exons ATGGTTAAACCTTGTTGGAGACCTTGTGTGGAGGATGATGCCACTGAGAAGGTTGATGGGTTGTTGTGGTACAAGAATTTGGGGAACCATGTTTATGGAGAGTTCTCGATGGCTGTAATTCAAGCCAATAGCGTGATGGAGGATCAAAGCCAACTAGAATCAGGGCCTTTGAGTTCAACTAATTCAGGTCCACGGGGGACTTTTGTTGGAGTATATGATGGACATGGAGGAACTGAGGCTTCAAAGTTTATCAACCACAACGTTTTCTCCAATTTCAAAA AAATTGTTTCTGAGCAACAAGATGTATCGGAAATTACTATCAAGAAGGCTTTTGCATCTACAGAAGAGGGTTTTCTTTCACTTGTGAAAAAGCAGTGGCTTAGTAAGCCCCATATGGCATCTGTTGGATCATGTTGTTTGGTGGGAGTCATATGCAATGGATTGTTATATATTGCAAATGCAGGAGACTCCCGAGTGGTTTTAGGAAGAGCAGAAAGAGGAACCAGGGAAGTTACAGCATTACAATTATCTACGGAGCACAATGCTAATATAGAAACTGTGAGAAATGAACTCCGGTGTCTGCATCCCAATGATTCACAGATTGTTGTGCAGAAGCACAAAGTTTGGCGCGTGAAGGGCATCATACAG GTTTCAAGATCCATAGGAGATGCCTATCTTAAGAAGTCAGAGTTCAACCGAGAGCCTCTACAACCAAAGTTTAGACTGCCCGAACCTTTCCACAAGCCAATCCTAAATCCAGAGCCAGAAATACTAGTGCGCAAACTCCAACCAGGAGATCGATTCCTCATATTTGCTTCTGATGGTCTATGGGAGCATCTTAGCAATCAGGAGGCTGTTGACATTGTCCAAAATTTCCCCCGGAAG GGAATTGCCAAGATGCTTGTCAAAGCTGCCCTTCGGGAAGCtgcaaagaaaagagagatgAGGTACACAGATTTGAAAAGGATCGAACGAGGCGTCCGGAGACATTTTCATGATGATATTAGTGTCATAGTTGTGTATATAGATTCTCATTTGATCAGTAGAAGTTCCATCGGTGGCCATCCCTTATCGATAAGAGGAGGAAGCGCCGCCACTATATCTTACTCAGAGACAAGATTCTAG